A genomic stretch from Mastacembelus armatus chromosome 12, fMasArm1.2, whole genome shotgun sequence includes:
- the psmd5 gene encoding 26S proteasome non-ATPase regulatory subunit 5, whose translation MAASIESLLEEISGAEDPTEELQSLKTALLSIPLSALTDSVRGQRLDVIFSLLHSNQREQVQLCVDILERILMALSPEYLAQNYRVELQGGLTHPNESVKILALTQISRMVENPGAVTEILNHHDILRAVIHCIREEKMAVAKQAIQSLSKLSHSKPGLDKLFQSDLLTVMKEVMATSDIVRYRIYELVVEISSVSPISLGYCANSSLISQLLSELTGDDVLIRATATEMVTTLAHSQHGRQYLAQQGIMDKISNMIRGAETDPFSSLYLPGLVKFFGNLAIMDSPQQVCETYPAFQNKVFEMALDPDPVMIGVALDTLGLLGSNVEGKQVLQKTGENFKAVLLRMSQLASSGATELRVRSLDAISQLLTLQPEQQTEDLLALTESWFHLLSNQPMDMIRTISTQPFPELHCGALGIFTAIATQPWGQKLMINNPGFMEFILDRSTGQTKEAKDAKYELVGSLVCSSTAAEILGSQHYLRLKTYLREGPYYVSAVASVSTEGAD comes from the exons atGGCTGCTTCAATTGAGAGTTTACTGGAGGAAATCTCCGGTGCCGAGGATCCGACTGAGGAGCTGCAGAGCCTAAAAACAGCGCTGTTATCGATCCCCCTGAGCGCTTTGACAGACTCAGTGCGCGGACAGCGCCTGGATGTGATATTCTCTCTGTTACACTCAAATCAGAG GGAGCAGGTTCAGCTATGTGTGGACATCCTTGAACGCATCTTAATGGCCCTCAGCCCTGAGTACCTGGCCCAGAACTACAGAGTGGAGCTTCAGGGGGGCCTGACCCACCCTAATGAAAGTGTTAAGATACTGGCACTGACACAG atTAGTAGAATGGTGGAGAACCCTGGTGCTGTCACTGAAATCCTGAACCACCATGACATTCTTCGAGCTGTGATCCATTGCATTCGAGAAGAAAAGATGGCTGTGGCAAAACAG GCCATTCAGTCCCTGTCTAAACTGAGTCACTCCAAGCCTGGGTTAGACAAATTGTTCCAGAGCGACCTGCTGACAGTTATGAAGGAGGTGATGGCTACGAGTGACATTGTCAGATACAGAATATATGAG CTGGTGGTGGAGATCTCATCTGTATCCCCCATTTCCCTCGGTTACTGTGCCAACAGCAGCCTCATTTCTCAGCTGCTGAGTGAACTGACAGGAGATGATGTATTGATTAG GGCAACAGCCACTGAGATGGTGACCACACTCGCCCACAGTCAGCATGGACGACAGTATTTGGCACAGCAGGGAATCATGGACAAGATCTCCAACATGATCAGAGGTGCTGAGACAGACCCCTTCTCCTCCCTCTACCTGCCTG GTTTGGTGAAGTTCTTTGGAAACCTGGCCATTATGGACAGCCCACAGCAAGTTTGTGAAACTTACCCCGCATTCCAGAATAAAGTCTTTGAGATGGCTCTGGACCCGGACCCTGTGATGATCGGTGTGGCTCTCGACACTTTGGGATTACTCGGATCTAACGTGGAGGGAAAGCAGGTCCTGCAGAAAACAG gagaaaaCTTTAAGGCTGTGCTGCTAAGAATGAGCCAACTTGCCAGCTCTGGAGCGACTGAGCTCAGAGTCCGCAGCTTGGACGCAATTTCTCAACTTCTCACTCTACAG CCGGAGCAGCAGACAGAAGACCTTTTGGCCTTGACAGAGTCCTGGTTCCATCTTTTGTCTAACCAGCCCATGGACATGATTCGCACCATCAGCACCCAGCCATTCCCAGAGCTGCATTGTGGGGCTCTGGGGATATTTACT GCCATTGCTACTCAGCCGTGGGGTCAGAAGTTAATGATCAACAATCCTGGTTTCATGGAGTTCATTTTGGATCGATCAACCGGTCAGACAAAGGAGGCCAAAGATGCTAAATATGAACTCGTGGGGTCACTGGTGTGCTCATCGACAGCAGCAGAGATACTAGGCAGTCAGCATTATCTTCGTCTCAAGACTTATCTCAGAGAAGGACCTTACTATGTTTCAGCTGTGGCCTCAGTCAGCACAGAAGGAGCAGACTGA
- the b3galt9 gene encoding putative UDP-GlcNAc:betaGal beta-1,3-N-acetylglucosaminyltransferase LOC100288842 encodes MQCSLCKLRTHQWCFLFFNVLLFHALLFGADFVEEYLLQPTPGIYTDGSVVNVREKARKLDLSNARENVSQAYPITNPHACRNSDLFLLTLVFSSPANITQRDTVRRTWANLTLIQGFPVRLLFFLGSTQTSAAQEALMRESDHYGDMVQGHAVAGLSLRSPTERTVLALRWVITFCPLARFVLLTKDSVFVNLPAIGGYLLGLHRHPEDLYLGRVIQRDSPNRDPNSPGYLPPTLYPDKYLPEYCDGTAYVLSQDVVRKVYVASSAVRAPVPADVFVGLCAQKAGVAPTHSARFSGDKHIRYNVCCYRYLFSSAGMKSHELETVWADLGQEGRRCSLLQTYYGLVTCKALTYLDKLSFFSSVEQTESHG; translated from the exons ATGCAG TGCTCTTTGTGCAAGCTGCGTACCCATCAGTGGTGTTTCCTATTTTTCAACGTGTTACTCTTCCATGCCTTGTTGTTCGGGGCTGACTTTGTCGAGGAGTACCTCCTGCAGCCCACGCCTGGGATCTACACTGATGGCTCTGTTGTTAATGTAAGGGAGAAAGCAAGGAAACTAGACCTGAGCAATGCCAGGGAGAACGTGTCCCAGGCCTACCCCATCACTAATCCTCATGCATGCAGAAATTCGGACCTATTCCTCCTCACTCTAGTCTTTAGCTCACCAGCTAATATCACCCAAAGAGATACAGTCAGGAGAACATGGGCCAACCTGACACTCATCCAAGGCTTCCCGGTGCGGTTACTGTTCTTCTTAGGATCAACTCAGACATCTGCTGCACAAGAGGCCCTCATGAGAGAGTCTGATCACTACGGGGACATGGTCCAAGGTCACGCTGTGGCTGGCTTGTCACTCCGCAGCCCAACAGAAAGAACAGTGCTGGCTCTCCGCTGGGTAATCACCTTCTGTCCTCTGGCACGCTTTGTCCTGCTGACCAAGGATTCTGTGTTTGTCAACCTCCCTGCCATCGGAGGCTACCTGCTTGGCCTGCACAGGCACCCTGAAGACCTTTATCTTGGTAGGGTAATCCAGAGAGACTCCCCTAATCGAGACCCCAACAGTCCTGGCTACCTGCCCCCAACTCTTTACCCTGACAAGTATCTTCCTGAATACTGTGATGGAACGGCTTATGTTCTGTCACAGGATGTGGTCCGAAAAGTGTATGTGGCATCTTCAGCAGTCCGTGCACCTGTACCAGCTGATGTTTTTGTGGGCCTGTGTGCCCAAAAGGCAGGTGTAGCACCAACCCACAGCGCCAGATTTTCAGGAGATAAACATATCCGCTACAACGTCTGCTGTTACCGCTATCTGTTCAGCTCAGCGGGAATGAAGAGCCATGAACTAGAAACAGTGTGGGCAGACCTGGGACAGGAGGGCCGAAGATGTTCACTGTTACAGACCTACTATGGCCTGGTGACCTGCAAGGCTCTCACATACCTGGACAAACTCTCCTTCTTCAGCTCCGTGGAGCAAACTGAATCACATGGTTAA